A region of Streptomyces sp. NBC_01788 DNA encodes the following proteins:
- a CDS encoding acetyl/propionyl/methylcrotonyl-CoA carboxylase subunit alpha, producing MFETVLVANRGEIAVRVIRTLRALGVRSVAVFSDADADARHVREADTAVRIGPAPAAESYLSVERILEAAARTGAQAVHPGYGFLAENAGFARACEEAGLVFIGPPADAISLMGDKIRAKETVKAAGVPVVPGSSGSGLTDAQLAEAAREIGMPVLLKPSAGGGGKGMRLVRDAGLIDEEIAAARREARASFGDDTLLVERWVDRPRHIEIQVLADGHGNVVHLGERECSLQRRHQKIVEEAPSVLLDEETRAAMGEAAVQAARSCGYRGAGTVEFIVPGGDPAAYFFMEMNTRLQVEHPVTELITGLDLVEWQLRVAAGEPLAFAQEDVRLTGHAIEARLCAEDPARGFLPSGGTVLALREPQGEGVRTDSGLSEGTEVGSLYDPMLSKVIAYGPDRATALRKLRAALAGTVTLGVQTNAGFLRRLLAHPAVVAGELDTGLVERVVDELVPTEVPAEVYEAAALLRQAALGPARATGWVDPFSAADGWRLGGEPAWTVHHLRVPGHEPVAVRVRRTPDGGAEVLTDGSGTPRRASGGLPPRAGTDDRFTFQLDGVVHTFATTPDGTWLGRDGDVWHVRDHDPVAASLSRAAHSGADSLTAPMPGTVTVVKVAVGDEVVAGQSLLVVEAMKMEHVISAPHAGTVTELDVAPGATVAMDQVLAVIAPAEEETA from the coding sequence ATGTTCGAAACGGTTCTGGTGGCCAATCGGGGCGAGATCGCCGTCCGGGTCATCCGTACGCTGCGCGCGCTCGGTGTGCGCTCGGTGGCCGTCTTCTCCGACGCCGACGCCGACGCCCGGCACGTCCGGGAGGCCGACACGGCGGTCCGGATCGGACCGGCGCCCGCGGCCGAGAGCTATCTGTCCGTCGAGCGGATCCTGGAGGCCGCCGCCCGCACCGGCGCGCAGGCCGTCCACCCCGGGTACGGCTTCCTGGCGGAGAACGCCGGGTTCGCGCGGGCCTGCGAGGAGGCCGGGCTGGTCTTCATCGGCCCTCCGGCGGACGCGATCTCCCTCATGGGCGACAAGATCCGCGCGAAGGAGACGGTGAAGGCGGCCGGGGTGCCGGTGGTACCCGGCTCCAGTGGCTCCGGGCTCACCGACGCTCAACTCGCCGAAGCGGCCCGCGAGATCGGCATGCCGGTGCTGCTGAAGCCGTCCGCCGGCGGTGGCGGCAAGGGCATGCGGCTGGTGCGGGACGCCGGCCTGATCGACGAGGAGATCGCCGCCGCCCGTCGTGAGGCTCGCGCCTCCTTCGGCGACGACACGCTGCTGGTCGAGCGCTGGGTCGACCGCCCCCGGCACATCGAGATCCAGGTCCTGGCCGACGGGCACGGCAACGTGGTGCACCTCGGCGAGCGCGAGTGCTCCCTCCAGCGCCGCCACCAGAAGATCGTCGAGGAGGCGCCGAGCGTGCTCCTCGACGAGGAGACCCGGGCCGCGATGGGCGAGGCCGCGGTCCAGGCGGCCCGTTCCTGCGGCTACCGGGGCGCGGGCACGGTGGAGTTCATCGTCCCCGGCGGCGACCCGGCGGCGTACTTCTTCATGGAGATGAACACGCGCCTCCAGGTGGAGCACCCGGTCACCGAGCTGATCACGGGGCTCGACCTGGTGGAGTGGCAGCTGCGGGTGGCGGCGGGTGAGCCGCTGGCGTTCGCCCAGGAGGACGTCCGGCTGACCGGTCACGCGATCGAGGCCCGTCTGTGCGCGGAGGACCCGGCACGCGGGTTCCTGCCCTCGGGCGGCACGGTGCTCGCACTGCGCGAGCCGCAGGGCGAGGGCGTACGCACCGACTCCGGGCTCAGCGAGGGCACGGAGGTCGGCAGCCTGTACGACCCGATGCTGTCCAAGGTGATCGCCTACGGCCCGGACCGCGCCACCGCGCTCAGGAAGCTGCGTGCGGCCCTCGCCGGGACGGTCACGCTGGGCGTGCAGACCAACGCCGGGTTCCTGCGCCGGCTGCTGGCCCACCCGGCCGTCGTGGCGGGCGAACTGGACACGGGCCTGGTCGAGCGAGTGGTCGACGAGCTGGTCCCGACGGAGGTGCCGGCGGAGGTGTACGAGGCCGCGGCGCTGCTGCGTCAGGCGGCGCTCGGCCCGGCCCGGGCGACCGGTTGGGTGGACCCGTTCTCCGCCGCGGACGGCTGGCGCCTGGGCGGCGAGCCGGCCTGGACGGTCCACCATCTGCGCGTGCCGGGACACGAGCCGGTCGCCGTACGCGTGCGCCGCACGCCAGACGGCGGAGCCGAGGTGCTGACGGACGGGTCCGGTACACCTCGCCGGGCGTCCGGGGGCCTGCCCCCGCGAGCCGGCACCGACGACCGGTTCACCTTCCAACTGGACGGCGTCGTACACACCTTCGCCACCACGCCGGACGGCACCTGGCTCGGCCGCGACGGCGACGTCTGGCACGTGCGCGACCACGACCCGGTGGCCGCCTCGCTCAGCCGCGCGGCCCACTCCGGCGCCGACTCGCTCACCGCTCCCATGCCGGGCACGGTCACCGTGGTGAAGGTCGCGGTCGGCGACGAGGTGGTGGCGGGCCAGAGCCTGCTGGTGGTCGAGGCGATGAAGATGGAGCACGTCATCTCCGCGCCGCACGCCGGCACCGTCACCGAACTGGACGTCGCACCGGGCGCGACGGTCGCCATGGACCAGGTCCTGGCGGTCATCGCCCCGGCGGAGGAGGAGACGGCATGA
- a CDS encoding hydroxymethylglutaryl-CoA lyase: MSAPETGLPMVVTAPDLPARVRIHEVGPRDGLQNEKATVPTDVKAEFIRRLADAGLTTVEATSFVHPKWVPQLADAEALFPQVKDLKGVRLPVLVPNARGLDRALALGADRIAVFASATESFAKANLNRTVEESLAVFEPVVARAKEEGAHVRGYVSMCFGDPWEGAVPIHQVVHVCRALLDMGCDELSLGDTIGVATPGHVLELLAALNERHVPTSALGVHFHDTYGQALANTLAALQHGVTTVDASAGGLGGCPYAKSATGNLATEDLVWMLQGLGIETGVDLGRLTATSAWMAERLGRPSPSRTLRALSHKEQ; the protein is encoded by the coding sequence ATGAGCGCCCCGGAGACCGGCCTCCCGATGGTGGTCACGGCGCCCGACCTGCCCGCGCGGGTCAGGATCCACGAGGTCGGGCCGCGCGACGGACTGCAGAACGAGAAGGCGACCGTACCGACCGACGTCAAGGCGGAGTTCATCCGCCGCCTCGCCGACGCGGGTCTGACGACCGTGGAGGCCACCAGCTTCGTCCACCCGAAGTGGGTTCCCCAACTGGCGGACGCGGAGGCACTGTTCCCGCAGGTCAAGGATCTGAAGGGGGTGCGTCTTCCGGTCCTCGTGCCCAATGCGCGCGGACTGGATCGCGCGCTCGCGCTGGGGGCGGACCGTATCGCCGTCTTCGCCAGCGCCACCGAGTCCTTCGCCAAGGCCAACCTCAACCGCACGGTGGAGGAGTCGCTCGCGGTCTTCGAACCCGTGGTGGCCCGCGCGAAGGAGGAGGGCGCCCATGTCCGCGGCTATGTCTCCATGTGCTTCGGCGATCCCTGGGAGGGCGCCGTCCCGATCCACCAGGTCGTCCATGTGTGCAGGGCACTCCTGGACATGGGCTGCGACGAGCTGAGCCTCGGGGACACGATCGGTGTCGCCACCCCGGGGCACGTCCTGGAGCTGCTGGCCGCGCTCAACGAGCGGCACGTGCCGACCTCCGCGCTCGGCGTGCACTTCCACGACACCTACGGCCAGGCACTCGCCAACACCCTGGCCGCCCTCCAGCACGGCGTCACCACCGTCGACGCCTCCGCGGGCGGTCTCGGTGGGTGTCCGTACGCCAAGTCCGCCACCGGCAACCTCGCCACCGAGGACCTCGTGTGGATGCTCCAGGGTCTCGGCATCGAGACCGGAGTCGACCTCGGCCGCCTCACCGCCACCAGCGCGTGGATGGCCGAACGGCTGGGCCGCCCCAGCCCCTCCCGCACCCTCCGTGCCCTCTCCCACAAGGAGCAGTGA
- a CDS encoding acyl-CoA dehydrogenase family protein → MNHRLSPELEELRRTVEQFAHDVVAPKIGDFYERHEFPYEIVREMGRMGLFGLPFPEEYGGMGGDYLALGIALEELARVDSSVAITLEAGVSLGAMPIHLFGTEEQKREWLPRLCSGEILGAFGLTEPDGGSDAGATRTTARLDPETDEWVINGTKCFITNSGTDITGLVTVTAVTGRKPDGRPQISAIIVPSGTPGFTVAPAYSKVGWNASDTRELSFADVRVPAANLLGEEGRGYAQFLRILDEGRIAIAALATGLAQGCVDESVKYAKERHAFGKPIGSNQAIQFKIADMEMKAHTSRLAWRDAAYRLVAGEPFKKEAALAKLYSSTIAVDNARDATQVHGGYGFMNEYPVARMWRDSKILEIGEGTSEVQRMLIARELGLTG, encoded by the coding sequence ATGAACCACCGTCTCTCCCCCGAGCTGGAGGAACTCCGCCGTACGGTGGAGCAGTTCGCCCACGACGTCGTCGCCCCGAAGATCGGCGACTTCTACGAGCGGCACGAGTTCCCGTACGAGATCGTGCGGGAGATGGGCCGTATGGGCCTGTTCGGGCTGCCGTTCCCGGAGGAGTACGGCGGCATGGGCGGCGACTACCTGGCGCTGGGCATCGCCCTCGAGGAACTGGCGCGGGTGGACTCGTCGGTCGCCATCACACTGGAGGCCGGGGTCTCGCTCGGCGCCATGCCGATCCACCTCTTCGGCACCGAGGAGCAGAAGCGCGAGTGGCTGCCGCGGCTGTGCTCCGGCGAGATACTCGGCGCCTTCGGCCTCACCGAGCCCGACGGCGGCTCGGACGCGGGCGCGACCCGCACGACGGCCCGGCTCGACCCGGAGACCGACGAGTGGGTGATCAACGGCACCAAGTGCTTCATCACCAACTCGGGCACGGACATCACCGGACTGGTGACGGTGACGGCGGTGACCGGCCGCAAGCCCGACGGGCGCCCGCAGATCTCCGCGATCATCGTCCCCTCCGGCACCCCCGGCTTCACGGTGGCGCCCGCCTACTCGAAGGTCGGCTGGAACGCCTCCGACACCCGTGAGCTGTCCTTCGCCGACGTCCGGGTGCCGGCGGCGAACCTGCTCGGCGAGGAGGGCCGCGGCTACGCGCAGTTCCTGCGCATCCTCGACGAGGGCCGGATCGCCATCGCGGCGCTGGCGACCGGGCTGGCGCAGGGCTGTGTCGACGAGTCGGTGAAGTACGCCAAGGAGCGCCACGCCTTCGGCAAGCCCATCGGCTCCAACCAGGCCATCCAGTTCAAGATCGCCGACATGGAGATGAAGGCCCACACCTCCCGTCTCGCCTGGCGCGACGCGGCCTACCGCCTGGTGGCCGGTGAGCCCTTCAAGAAGGAGGCCGCCCTGGCCAAGCTCTACTCCTCGACGATCGCCGTCGACAACGCCCGCGACGCGACCCAGGTCCACGGCGGCTACGGCTTCATGAACGAGTATCCGGTGGCCCGCATGTGGCGCGACTCCAAGATCCTCGAGATCGGCGAGGGCACGAGCGAGGTGCAGCGGATGCTGATCGCACGGGAGTTGGGGCTGACCGGCTGA